In Solibacillus isronensis, one DNA window encodes the following:
- a CDS encoding cupin domain-containing protein: protein MAGVSEEVKEFMKSDTVKDFTKDIEQYHLGPLWEAIPEIMNHTPKPQAQAYLWSDELIKKKMGEAAQIFTPDRGGERRAIYFQNPGLTYRQPWGWASTTQTIYVAVQMLLPGEKAPSHRHSQSALRFISEGQGAYTIVQGERIFMEEGDFLITPKGLWHGHEHVGDEPMLWTDALDIPTLYGIGGTFFDPYEGGLQEPNIPDNFTEKRYRGGMVRPVGDDKYTVAPLANYKWDRTVEGINGLMSFDPDPHHGFAVEYINPSTGKAANPTLGTRMQHLPAGMHTKALRHTHSTVYQVHRGEGYTVINGTRFDWKKGDYFVVPNWAWYEHFASKDSYLFSVNDIPIMDRFELEIEQAYESNNGHQEVTGEFKAAFR from the coding sequence ATGGCAGGAGTATCAGAAGAAGTAAAAGAGTTTATGAAAAGTGACACGGTAAAGGATTTTACGAAAGACATTGAACAATATCATTTAGGTCCACTTTGGGAAGCCATTCCGGAAATTATGAATCATACACCAAAGCCACAAGCACAAGCTTACCTTTGGAGTGATGAACTAATTAAAAAGAAAATGGGCGAAGCAGCACAAATCTTTACACCAGATCGTGGTGGAGAACGTCGTGCAATCTATTTCCAAAATCCAGGATTAACATATCGTCAGCCATGGGGTTGGGCATCTACTACACAAACGATTTACGTAGCGGTCCAAATGCTGTTGCCGGGTGAAAAAGCCCCATCTCACCGTCACTCTCAATCAGCATTGCGCTTTATTTCTGAAGGACAAGGCGCCTACACAATCGTACAAGGCGAACGTATTTTCATGGAGGAAGGCGACTTTTTAATTACACCTAAAGGTTTATGGCACGGGCATGAACACGTTGGCGATGAGCCGATGTTATGGACAGACGCGCTGGATATCCCGACTTTATACGGAATCGGCGGTACTTTCTTCGATCCTTATGAAGGCGGTTTACAAGAGCCGAATATTCCGGATAACTTCACGGAAAAGCGTTATCGTGGAGGAATGGTACGCCCTGTCGGAGATGACAAGTATACAGTAGCACCACTTGCCAACTATAAATGGGATCGTACGGTTGAAGGAATTAATGGCTTAATGTCATTTGATCCGGACCCGCATCATGGTTTTGCTGTTGAATATATTAATCCTTCTACAGGTAAAGCAGCCAACCCGACATTAGGTACACGTATGCAGCACTTACCAGCCGGCATGCATACAAAGGCTTTACGCCACACGCACTCTACTGTTTATCAGGTGCATAGAGGTGAAGGCTACACGGTTATAAATGGTACACGCTTCGATTGGAAGAAAGGCGATTATTTCGTAGTTCCAAACTGGGCTTGGTATGAGCACTTTGCTTCTAAAGATTCCTACTTATTCTCTGTAAACGATATTCCGATTATGGATCGTTTTGAACTAGAAATCGAGCAAGCATATGAATCGAATAATGGGCACCAGGAAGTGACTGGAGAATTTAAAGCAGCATTCCGTTAA
- a CDS encoding fumarylacetoacetate hydrolase family protein codes for MKLVNYTVNGITRAGAIVKEQVIDLNHAFEAKLQAEGEYRYKEIAHAYVPATTDGIYEGGKKTIELAQQAVDFILENPNASITKAVFDRNEVHVGAPVLNPGKIICVGHNYREHILEMGRELPTHPVIFAKFANTLLGPDDDIPFYPISEQLDYEAEFTFVIGKQARNVSEEDALDYVAGYTITNDVTYRDIQRRTLQWLQGKTVDGSAPMGPYLLTADELPDPSGLSVVLTVNGEVRQQTNTANLVFSVQKLVAFLSNLMTLEPGDVILTGTPGGVGVAMNPPTFLKDGDVVRIEIDKVGALENKVAAANVPVGV; via the coding sequence ATGAAATTAGTCAACTATACAGTGAACGGTATTACACGTGCTGGAGCGATTGTGAAGGAACAAGTAATCGATTTAAACCATGCTTTTGAAGCGAAATTGCAAGCAGAAGGTGAATATCGTTATAAGGAAATTGCCCATGCTTATGTGCCGGCAACTACAGATGGAATTTATGAAGGCGGGAAAAAAACTATTGAATTGGCGCAACAAGCTGTCGACTTCATTTTAGAGAATCCAAATGCTTCTATTACAAAAGCGGTTTTTGATCGTAACGAAGTACATGTTGGAGCACCAGTATTAAATCCAGGAAAAATCATTTGCGTAGGTCACAACTACCGTGAACATATTCTGGAAATGGGCCGTGAATTGCCAACACATCCCGTTATTTTTGCTAAATTTGCCAACACACTTTTAGGTCCGGATGATGATATTCCATTCTATCCGATTTCTGAACAGCTTGATTATGAAGCAGAGTTTACATTTGTTATTGGCAAACAAGCCCGTAATGTTTCAGAAGAAGACGCCCTGGATTACGTAGCCGGCTATACAATTACGAACGATGTGACTTATCGTGATATTCAACGTCGTACATTACAATGGCTGCAAGGTAAAACAGTAGACGGTTCTGCACCGATGGGACCTTATTTATTAACAGCTGATGAATTACCGGATCCATCAGGGTTATCTGTTGTATTGACAGTGAATGGCGAAGTACGCCAGCAAACGAACACGGCTAACTTAGTATTTTCTGTACAAAAGCTAGTTGCTTTCCTTTCTAACTTAATGACATTAGAGCCGGGTGATGTAATTTTAACAGGTACTCCAGGTGGTGTTGGGGTTGCAATGAATCCTCCGACTTTCTTGAAAGACGGCGATGTTGTCCGTATTGAAATTGATAAAGTTGGCGCATTGGAAAATAAAGTGGCTGCTGCAAACGTTCCTGTAGGTGTATAA
- a CDS encoding FAD-dependent monooxygenase, translating into MTNISDVIVVGGGIGGLATALSIVQRTDKTVAVLEQAPAFGEIGAGIQLAPNALHVLDQLGVKEEILNVAVVPKRLVLKDIYTAKELAVLDLTDGFQERFKQPYVVLHRSDLHRVLYEACLKNNRISFKNDEQIQTVSQTPGQVTITNQRGESYTAEAAIGADGIKSNVRKLFSQDEMICSEYVAYRGTLPIEEITAEGDIAMDDVIMWIGPNLHLVQYPVRRGELYNQVVVFKTYDYKPEGDWGTPEEMQQRFEGAHPDVERALKYISTQFRWPMFHRLPIENWTDENVTLLGDAAHPMLQYLAQGGAQALEDAYVLGEALENEATYNEAFLRYQKERQPRTAMVQNSARRWGEIIHANTADDLDRALVLLRDHLFGSHKETNYDVADFLYNYFNTRKSEVKS; encoded by the coding sequence ATGACAAATATTAGTGATGTAATTGTAGTTGGTGGGGGAATTGGCGGTTTAGCGACAGCGCTTTCAATAGTACAACGCACAGATAAAACGGTAGCAGTATTAGAACAAGCACCTGCATTCGGAGAAATAGGAGCAGGTATCCAATTAGCACCTAACGCACTGCATGTATTGGACCAATTAGGTGTTAAAGAAGAAATATTGAATGTAGCGGTCGTACCGAAGCGCTTAGTGCTAAAAGATATTTATACGGCAAAGGAATTAGCTGTACTTGATTTGACTGACGGTTTCCAGGAGCGTTTCAAGCAGCCGTACGTTGTATTGCACCGCTCGGATCTACACCGTGTTTTATATGAAGCATGTTTGAAAAATAACCGTATTTCATTTAAAAACGATGAACAAATCCAAACAGTATCACAAACGCCAGGTCAAGTAACGATTACTAACCAACGTGGTGAGTCCTATACAGCAGAAGCAGCAATCGGGGCAGATGGTATTAAATCAAATGTACGTAAGCTATTTTCTCAAGACGAAATGATCTGTTCAGAGTATGTAGCATACCGTGGGACATTACCGATTGAAGAGATTACTGCTGAAGGCGATATTGCAATGGATGACGTTATTATGTGGATTGGACCAAACTTACACTTAGTACAATATCCTGTTCGTCGCGGTGAGTTATATAATCAAGTCGTTGTGTTCAAAACATATGACTATAAACCGGAAGGCGATTGGGGTACACCGGAAGAAATGCAACAACGCTTTGAAGGTGCACATCCGGATGTAGAACGTGCGTTAAAATATATTTCGACTCAATTCCGCTGGCCGATGTTCCACCGTCTTCCAATTGAAAACTGGACAGATGAAAATGTAACACTATTGGGAGACGCGGCTCATCCAATGCTTCAATATTTAGCACAAGGCGGTGCTCAGGCACTTGAAGATGCATATGTATTAGGCGAAGCTCTGGAAAATGAAGCAACATACAATGAAGCATTTCTACGCTACCAGAAAGAGCGCCAGCCGCGCACAGCAATGGTACAAAATTCAGCGCGTCGCTGGGGTGAAATTATTCACGCAAATACAGCTGACGACCTTGACCGTGCGCTTGTGTTATTACGTGATCATTTATTCGGCAGTCACAAGGAAACAAACTATGATGTAGCAGACTTTTTATATAATTACTTCAACACACGCAAAAGTGAAGTTAAGAGCTGA
- a CDS encoding IclR family transcriptional regulator, with protein sequence MSSSTTIGSLALGIQIIDVVAQSDHPLRFSDIQEQTGISKSNLYKYLNTLIQLDLLYRDQKTGSYSLGYKFLEYGNAAMQNDDFIERLTPYFKELSNLTNMTTLLSLWVNDSPVITNIWNTNFGLSIGAQVGTKLPINSSTGKIFAAYANSLEITNWIEAQQNELANFDVAAFQRELKGIRKNGFSFAHEPLVRHVSSIGLPILNYKNELVGAITVVGFEEDVPTDTSSEMMQQIIDMSKEMSTVYGFKEKGN encoded by the coding sequence ATGTCAAGCAGTACTACAATCGGATCATTAGCATTAGGTATTCAAATTATCGATGTCGTTGCGCAAAGCGACCACCCACTACGTTTTTCCGATATTCAGGAACAAACAGGCATTTCTAAAAGTAATCTCTATAAATATTTAAATACACTTATCCAGTTAGATTTGCTTTATCGTGATCAAAAGACCGGTAGCTATTCACTCGGCTATAAATTTTTGGAATACGGGAATGCTGCCATGCAAAACGACGATTTTATCGAACGCCTTACACCCTATTTTAAAGAACTTAGCAATCTCACAAATATGACGACTTTGCTATCGCTTTGGGTAAATGATTCCCCGGTTATCACAAATATTTGGAATACGAATTTTGGCTTAAGTATCGGTGCGCAAGTCGGTACGAAACTGCCGATTAATTCATCTACAGGAAAAATTTTTGCGGCCTATGCTAATTCCTTGGAAATTACGAACTGGATTGAAGCTCAGCAAAATGAACTTGCCAATTTTGATGTTGCGGCTTTTCAACGCGAGCTGAAAGGAATTCGCAAAAACGGGTTTTCGTTTGCACACGAGCCTCTTGTCCGTCATGTTTCCTCTATCGGTTTACCAATACTCAATTACAAAAATGAGCTTGTCGGTGCCATCACAGTTGTTGGCTTTGAAGAGGACGTTCCTACAGACACTTCATCTGAAATGATGCAGCAAATTATTGATATGAGTAAAGAAATGTCGACTGTATATGGCTTTAAAGAGAAAGGGAACTAA
- a CDS encoding DinB family protein: MKTNVMEKKFESFEKSINSMVDLISVTEKDVLYKKPSEEKWSVMQIAAHIIEAIEFWVADLEALLVVPGAKWGRNHEHVRRLAAVDVNYVATVSKEEAIERLNALIPLVNESFAKVQQEDLEKTAPSYNPNFDGKPLSFLINHLIILHTESHVGQMQRHLELVQPQKVE; this comes from the coding sequence ATGAAAACTAATGTTATGGAAAAGAAGTTTGAAAGTTTCGAGAAAAGCATCAATAGTATGGTTGATCTAATAAGTGTAACAGAGAAGGATGTGCTGTATAAAAAACCATCCGAAGAAAAATGGTCGGTTATGCAAATCGCTGCTCATATTATTGAAGCAATCGAGTTTTGGGTAGCCGATTTAGAAGCGTTATTAGTCGTACCAGGAGCAAAATGGGGACGTAACCATGAACATGTCCGTCGTTTAGCGGCGGTAGATGTAAATTATGTAGCGACTGTTTCAAAGGAAGAAGCGATTGAAAGGCTCAATGCGCTCATTCCTTTAGTGAACGAAAGCTTTGCAAAAGTGCAACAGGAAGATTTAGAAAAAACTGCACCTAGCTACAACCCGAATTTTGATGGCAAGCCGTTATCATTTTTAATCAACCATCTAATTATTTTGCATACTGAAAGTCACGTAGGGCAAATGCAGCGCCATTTAGAATTGGTACAGCCGCAAAAGGTAGAGTAA
- a CDS encoding MBL fold metallo-hydrolase, producing MDAIIKTGNKAVYPIIFPSDYSGLGSINCYVYQNGEDYTLIDAGIKNEEFEQFFYRKLKEYNIEINQITGIILTHFHNDHIGVVNQITNDYPIPVYASEIAIPRLKCEHDYLQQKLSFYYDLYEQYGVPEFGRERMAKMENTLQNKEQVMIYPPIMKLEDGQEIGGLRVMTAPGHSPDSICLFDEETGWLFAGDFLLATGMTNALIDHDESGDITNPISQYIDSIEKMKAYNVRTVFAGHKEIYENLNEVMEKSLSKIEYKLQKVVSKIGEGNHTAKQLGDAIYGARFAKYFTFIISEIIGLTLLAEQRGLIVRELRDREWYFTVTSLIEK from the coding sequence GTGGATGCAATAATAAAAACAGGGAATAAAGCAGTCTATCCGATTATTTTCCCTTCTGACTATAGTGGATTGGGGAGTATTAACTGTTATGTCTACCAAAATGGAGAAGACTATACATTAATCGATGCGGGCATTAAAAATGAGGAATTTGAGCAGTTTTTTTATAGGAAATTGAAAGAATATAATATAGAAATTAATCAAATTACCGGTATTATTTTAACTCATTTTCATAATGATCATATCGGGGTAGTAAATCAAATAACGAATGATTACCCGATTCCTGTCTATGCCAGTGAAATTGCCATTCCTCGTTTGAAGTGTGAGCATGATTATTTACAGCAGAAGCTTAGCTTTTACTATGATTTGTATGAGCAATACGGGGTACCAGAATTTGGACGTGAACGAATGGCAAAAATGGAGAATACCCTTCAAAATAAAGAACAGGTGATGATCTATCCACCGATTATGAAACTGGAAGACGGGCAAGAAATCGGAGGATTACGCGTAATGACTGCTCCTGGCCATTCACCGGATTCAATTTGTTTGTTTGATGAGGAGACAGGATGGCTATTCGCGGGGGACTTTTTATTGGCTACTGGTATGACGAATGCTTTAATCGATCATGACGAATCAGGAGACATAACAAACCCGATTAGCCAATATATAGACTCGATTGAAAAAATGAAAGCATACAATGTGCGCACTGTATTTGCCGGACATAAAGAGATTTATGAAAACTTGAATGAAGTGATGGAGAAAAGCTTAAGTAAAATAGAATACAAGCTGCAAAAGGTTGTATCCAAAATAGGTGAAGGAAATCATACGGCGAAACAATTAGGAGATGCAATCTATGGTGCCCGTTTTGCGAAGTATTTTACATTTATAATTTCAGAAATTATCGGATTAACGCTCCTGGCAGAACAGCGCGGTTTGATTGTGCGTGAGTTGCGGGACAGGGAATGGTATTTTACCGTTACAAGTTTGATTGAAAAATAA
- a CDS encoding leucine-rich repeat domain-containing protein: MKKIIISCALMLVSIIGFCSSATAAPYETYKNFHYVIFTAENGKQEVRIIGSSAPKNLTIPETIAGFPVTEIADNAFAIDTEWFNYDAPDYEERIVHTVSFPKTLKRIGDGAFTNNSLQNVTLPAGLEEIGTEAFMGNSISFLTVPDSVTSIGASIVGTLYSDRNVEVILPAHLQSNQDYQYENLYYAFTEHNGKQEIKITGFDENAGAESFNIPAAINGIPVKEIAPFAFTTKHAIVSATDNAMNKKPFSVTLPNTIRVIGPYAFASVNYDKNMPLQLPASVEVIGNNAFSFSENIFWGKTLVLPNNLKTIGKEAFSNNKIAGVSIPDSVTHLGKKAFYANRLSQVKVGKGIKTIPDFAFANNGITSLTLPNTLQTIGHSAFQYNKLPRLSLPNSVTNIGQYAFAFNSLTALTLSDGLKTISANAFANNKLTDVTIPKSVVAIERFAFHTNKLKSVKFPATLKLIGDQAFETNELTSLTLPENVQSIKYGAFSDNKLTKITIPSKLTVIESFVFADNNLTKVTIPKNIKVVEQYAFINNALTSVSLKYGLTSMGQHAFDMNRLTSLVIPDSVTAMGPYVFANNKLKSVQISKNIKVLKEAAFANNALSSVSIPSKVTTISNGAFFNNKLTKLTVPANVQSLEFSSVLMNPLKTITLQGKKTTIIKSADINKASAKYEFGINTKPLNNLYTTSKYTKAFAKWNQPQTTPTTLYVRWK, from the coding sequence ATGAAAAAAATCATTATCTCCTGTGCGTTAATGCTCGTTTCTATTATCGGATTTTGCAGTTCTGCAACTGCTGCACCATATGAGACATACAAAAATTTTCATTATGTAATTTTTACAGCTGAAAATGGAAAACAAGAGGTACGAATTATTGGCTCTTCTGCACCAAAAAATTTAACTATTCCCGAAACAATCGCCGGCTTTCCTGTAACGGAAATTGCGGATAATGCTTTTGCGATTGATACAGAATGGTTTAATTATGATGCGCCTGATTATGAAGAGAGAATCGTCCATACCGTTAGTTTTCCCAAAACGTTGAAACGAATCGGTGATGGAGCATTTACAAATAACTCCCTTCAAAACGTTACATTGCCAGCCGGACTTGAAGAAATCGGGACAGAAGCTTTTATGGGGAATTCCATTTCATTCCTTACTGTTCCGGATTCTGTCACATCAATTGGTGCATCAATCGTCGGCACTCTATATAGCGATCGTAATGTAGAGGTGATTTTGCCTGCTCATTTACAAAGTAATCAAGACTACCAATATGAAAATTTATATTATGCCTTTACCGAACATAACGGAAAACAGGAAATTAAAATTACCGGCTTTGATGAAAACGCAGGCGCTGAGTCATTCAATATTCCGGCTGCCATCAACGGCATTCCCGTTAAAGAAATCGCACCATTTGCCTTTACAACTAAACACGCCATCGTTTCAGCTACTGACAACGCAATGAATAAAAAGCCATTTAGTGTAACACTACCAAATACAATTCGTGTTATCGGACCTTATGCATTTGCATCCGTTAATTACGATAAAAATATGCCGCTTCAACTTCCTGCTAGTGTGGAAGTAATCGGCAACAATGCGTTCAGCTTCAGTGAAAACATATTTTGGGGGAAAACTCTTGTCTTACCGAACAACTTGAAAACAATTGGTAAGGAAGCATTCAGCAATAATAAAATTGCCGGCGTCTCGATCCCAGACTCTGTTACGCACCTTGGCAAAAAAGCCTTTTACGCAAACCGCTTGTCACAAGTAAAAGTCGGCAAAGGGATTAAAACCATTCCAGACTTCGCTTTTGCGAACAATGGCATCACAAGTTTAACTTTACCGAATACATTACAGACAATTGGCCACAGTGCATTCCAGTACAATAAGCTGCCGCGCCTATCATTACCGAACAGCGTAACAAATATAGGACAGTATGCATTTGCCTTTAATAGTTTAACTGCATTAACGTTGTCAGATGGATTAAAAACTATTTCGGCCAATGCATTTGCCAACAATAAACTAACAGATGTAACGATTCCAAAATCTGTCGTGGCCATTGAAAGATTCGCTTTTCATACAAATAAACTTAAATCTGTGAAATTCCCGGCAACATTAAAGCTAATTGGTGACCAAGCTTTTGAAACAAACGAATTAACATCGCTAACACTCCCGGAAAATGTGCAAAGTATTAAGTACGGAGCCTTTAGCGATAATAAATTAACTAAAATCACCATTCCGTCAAAACTAACTGTGATTGAAAGCTTTGTATTTGCGGATAATAATTTAACTAAAGTGACGATTCCTAAAAACATTAAAGTTGTCGAACAATATGCATTCATAAACAATGCTTTAACATCTGTTTCATTAAAATACGGGTTAACATCAATGGGCCAGCATGCCTTTGATATGAACAGGTTAACTTCCCTCGTCATACCGGACAGTGTAACAGCGATGGGACCGTATGTATTTGCTAATAACAAATTAAAATCAGTCCAAATTTCTAAAAATATAAAAGTATTGAAAGAAGCTGCGTTTGCGAACAATGCGCTAAGCTCGGTTTCGATTCCTTCTAAAGTAACGACAATCAGCAATGGTGCGTTTTTCAATAATAAGCTAACAAAGCTGACAGTGCCTGCAAATGTCCAGTCATTAGAGTTCAGTTCAGTGCTTATGAATCCGCTGAAAACCATTACATTACAAGGTAAGAAAACAACGATTATTAAATCCGCCGACATTAATAAAGCATCTGCTAAATATGAATTTGGTATCAATACAAAACCGCTGAACAATCTTTATACAACGAGTAAGTATACAAAAGCTTTCGCAAAATGGAATCAACCTCAAACGACTCCGACGACACTTTATGTGAGATGGAAATAA
- a CDS encoding S-layer homology domain-containing protein, with product MKRFYLAFISIILGLSFFTFPANSLAAKQVFKDVPSDHYAYDAIKWAYDFNIINGYANGTFRPNQPVTEQQFAQILVGYFDLEPVSGELEKFTPKAIPSDANYNTLAAYQVPLNGYFHNNFRGTAVKRGTVAQAIAYIADGQTTLNKAIRFLLDHHISNGQNAKYEQTNLQRFFGTTNNLTRAQLVLFFYNMQNKNFFYRSDIAEESFASNSPLYQRATSARNMLDRSLRAGANWSPAADKKPNKTWDGEYTYFHTYGKGDLDSKGRVLTISNSTKTGFQLIYYTYDGWASGTIEGTATFTTDTKARLSKTADGDRCVIEFERLTNKTIKTTEFYCEAGRDQGTTYSGTLTLE from the coding sequence ATGAAACGCTTCTACTTAGCATTTATTTCTATTATTTTAGGGCTATCTTTTTTTACTTTTCCGGCTAACTCATTGGCAGCGAAGCAAGTGTTTAAAGATGTTCCATCAGACCATTATGCGTATGATGCGATTAAATGGGCATATGATTTCAATATTATAAACGGCTATGCTAACGGTACATTCCGTCCAAACCAACCGGTCACAGAACAACAATTTGCCCAAATTTTAGTAGGATACTTTGATTTGGAGCCTGTCTCGGGAGAACTGGAAAAGTTCACACCGAAAGCGATCCCATCTGATGCAAACTATAATACGCTTGCTGCCTATCAAGTACCTTTAAACGGCTATTTTCATAACAACTTCCGAGGAACTGCTGTAAAGCGTGGGACTGTTGCACAGGCAATTGCCTATATAGCAGATGGACAAACGACTTTAAATAAAGCAATCCGTTTTTTACTCGATCATCATATTTCTAACGGACAAAATGCAAAGTATGAGCAAACTAATTTACAGCGTTTTTTCGGTACAACAAATAATTTAACGCGTGCACAGCTTGTTCTATTTTTTTATAACATGCAAAATAAAAACTTCTTTTATCGTTCTGACATAGCAGAAGAAAGCTTTGCTAGTAATAGCCCTCTTTATCAGCGTGCTACCTCAGCCCGCAATATGCTAGATCGCTCATTACGCGCAGGTGCAAACTGGTCCCCTGCTGCCGACAAGAAGCCAAATAAAACTTGGGACGGCGAGTATACGTATTTTCATACTTACGGGAAAGGAGACTTGGATTCAAAGGGGCGTGTATTAACAATCTCTAATAGTACGAAAACCGGTTTCCAATTGATCTATTATACGTATGACGGCTGGGCATCAGGCACTATTGAAGGAACAGCGACATTCACAACCGATACAAAAGCGCGGTTATCCAAAACAGCAGATGGTGACCGTTGTGTTATTGAATTCGAACGGCTTACTAATAAGACAATTAAAACAACCGAGTTTTATTGTGAAGCCGGCCGTGATCAAGGAACAACATATAGTGGAACGCTCACTTTAGAGTAG
- a CDS encoding S-layer homology domain-containing protein: MNKSKLMLAALVAIPVSVGMMGEVEAEQTEMLGDTLSTPVDINKAIGSLNTNSTRLELEKVQEAYNNLSLELRQQINNFGKVEVLLEDLEKKEAQIANRIAAEKVTEMIQTFNDEPTPAEISAARKAYDALNSEAKKLVDERVVTNLEYFESRLAVQKGQAEKEAKVVMDRIKRIDKTKYTEAQIKSIRLAYNSLSDFAKSFVTNLHLLIDGENYIIYQNTVVKQAKLDANAFDVYMNDISRSSTTQEIARARSLYNNLSAEAKRHVTALEKLVRLETMWRDPRYIELVYTYYPDYIHEIKPGGVVIEKPAYDPLYIPDDSASTVATTIPKTANWSQYETMTYQNGRYTTQITASQVKNIADRNMRLKAGEIEIVIPTSEIQTSKATVGVSLNVTNNQLHIQFTEGNRAKTFESTVEVHVPVAKLKANTSQVIQRVLSTGTSPASFKVDGSKFIIRTVTGGTFKASNSQVIYTDIPNNDQGRAIRELTKRGILFNTKSRLVQSYKQVSKIDAAVMIASALDVSSNTKSKYLDIANTQQLKLVQGLLEAGIMSGATSSRFAPNASLTKQEAAIIIANMYRYLNQDLAKAYNELNFSYPDVTNLTLEARQSIAILELFGVVDGAGPFNPEKTLSRGEFAELFYNALIAIDYL, from the coding sequence ATGAATAAATCGAAGTTAATGCTAGCTGCTTTAGTTGCAATCCCAGTAAGTGTTGGCATGATGGGGGAAGTAGAGGCGGAGCAAACCGAAATGTTGGGAGACACTCTCTCAACGCCTGTAGATATTAACAAAGCGATAGGAAGTTTGAATACAAACTCGACTAGACTGGAACTAGAAAAAGTTCAGGAAGCTTATAACAATCTTTCGCTGGAATTGCGCCAACAAATTAATAACTTCGGCAAAGTGGAAGTACTTTTGGAAGACTTGGAGAAGAAGGAAGCGCAAATCGCCAATCGTATCGCCGCCGAAAAAGTTACCGAAATGATTCAAACATTCAACGATGAGCCAACGCCTGCTGAGATTAGTGCAGCCAGAAAAGCTTACGATGCATTAAATAGCGAGGCAAAAAAGCTAGTGGATGAGCGAGTAGTTACAAACCTGGAATACTTTGAAAGCCGTTTAGCTGTGCAAAAGGGCCAAGCTGAAAAAGAAGCAAAAGTCGTGATGGATCGCATTAAACGTATCGATAAAACAAAATATACCGAAGCTCAGATCAAGAGTATTCGGCTGGCGTACAATTCATTGAGTGATTTTGCGAAGTCGTTTGTAACAAACCTCCATCTATTAATTGATGGCGAGAATTATATTATTTATCAAAATACGGTTGTGAAGCAGGCAAAGCTTGATGCCAATGCATTTGATGTATACATGAACGATATTAGCCGCAGCTCGACGACACAGGAAATTGCGAGAGCTCGTTCCCTTTACAACAATTTATCGGCGGAAGCGAAGAGACATGTAACAGCGTTGGAAAAGCTTGTCCGCCTTGAAACTATGTGGAGAGATCCGCGTTATATTGAACTTGTTTATACGTATTACCCTGATTATATTCATGAAATAAAGCCAGGCGGAGTAGTCATTGAGAAGCCGGCATACGACCCGCTTTACATTCCGGACGATTCCGCAAGTACAGTGGCAACAACGATTCCAAAAACGGCAAACTGGTCCCAATATGAAACAATGACATACCAAAATGGGCGTTATACAACACAGATTACCGCTTCTCAAGTGAAAAACATCGCAGACCGGAATATGCGCTTAAAAGCAGGAGAGATTGAAATCGTTATTCCTACATCTGAAATACAGACTTCTAAAGCAACTGTGGGTGTATCTTTAAATGTGACGAATAATCAGCTGCACATCCAATTTACTGAAGGAAACCGTGCAAAAACATTTGAAAGTACAGTAGAAGTTCATGTTCCGGTAGCTAAATTAAAAGCGAATACTTCGCAAGTTATTCAACGTGTTCTATCAACCGGTACATCACCGGCATCATTTAAAGTGGATGGCTCAAAATTCATTATCCGCACAGTGACAGGTGGTACTTTTAAAGCATCGAACAGCCAAGTTATTTACACGGATATTCCGAACAATGATCAAGGACGTGCGATTCGAGAGCTGACAAAGCGTGGCATATTATTTAATACGAAAAGCCGACTAGTTCAAAGCTATAAACAAGTAAGCAAAATCGATGCAGCAGTGATGATTGCATCTGCACTTGATGTATCAAGTAACACTAAATCAAAATATTTGGATATAGCAAATACCCAGCAGTTAAAACTAGTTCAAGGTTTATTGGAAGCAGGTATCATGAGCGGGGCCACATCGAGCCGTTTCGCACCTAATGCCTCGCTAACAAAGCAAGAAGCAGCCATCATTATTGCCAACATGTACCGCTATTTAAATCAGGATTTGGCAAAGGCGTATAATGAGTTAAACTTCAGCTATCCGGATGTAACAAACCTGACATTGGAAGCACGTCAAAGCATTGCGATTTTAGAGCTGTTTGGGGTTGTTGATGGGGCAGGTCCGTTTAATCCTGAGAAAACATTATCACGCGGCGAGTTTGCTGAACTATTTTACAATGCATTAATAGCAATCGATTACTTATAA